A region of Aquarana catesbeiana isolate 2022-GZ linkage group LG08, ASM4218655v1, whole genome shotgun sequence DNA encodes the following proteins:
- the LOC141106865 gene encoding LOW QUALITY PROTEIN: uncharacterized protein (The sequence of the model RefSeq protein was modified relative to this genomic sequence to represent the inferred CDS: inserted 1 base in 1 codon; deleted 1 base in 1 codon), with translation MSCIDHMTKSIRMVQDQRQVTERILDLTLEIIYLLSGEDYKIVKKMSGDPLTPNRCLHGASPITESPPHCLTSDRKEKKILDVIKKMIELLTGEVPIRCQDVTVYFSMEEWEYLEGHKDLYKDIMMDNQPPLTSPDGSSNGNPPERCPCPLYSRDSTQEGHTIPYHHLDEELKDLNLVIKEEEEETLVSGDDYEMIMKSKQDESSLHMDTNYDDIPQYLPGVNAGRKNIQRSLDPSNLRKSSDVSHTVKSHSTERSTDPSNPKEFSLSREGVYTVESSWSCSVCGKYFSKNCDLLRHQRIHTGERPYLCSECGKSFSQKGSLLRHQRIHTGERPYSCPECGRCFNQKGSLLRHQRSHTGECPYLCLACGKCFAEKKELLIHQRIHSGEPAGNKNHTGDQPYSCPECGKCFIQKMTIRTGDGPHLCPECGKCFIRKGNLPIHHGGHTGKDPVGNISLGKKWQQRRCQDVTVYFSMEEWEYLEGHKDLYKDVMMENQPPLTSPDGSSNGNPPERCHCPLYSQDSTQEDHTIPHHHQGEERKDIKVEIKDEEEERLVSGDQQSMEEGEMIMESKQEESSLHVGTSGHYVLNNVSSEYKGEENPTTQRSPGENPSTQTHHRPYYLERSMDPSNPEESSDKSHTITPDIHLGSHSTDTSTDPSKLKGSSSHEGSHTGERSLSSTVSGNSFKETREPPTHQESXKSDYPFSCSECGKCFGQKENFLNHQKFHTGERPFLCSDCGKCFSDKATLLTHLKIHTGERPYSCPECGKCFIQKVELVNHQRIHTGERPFSCSECGKSFIQKGNFLNHQRTHTGERPYSCLECGKGFIQKSSLVVHQRNHTGERPFSCSECGKSFTQKSQLVIHQGIHKAERPFSCSECGKCFRQKGNFLSHQRSHTGECPFSCSECGKSFTQKNQLVIHQGIHKGEHPFSCSECGKCFSHKGSFLSHQRSHTGERPFSCTECGKCFSHKGNFLNHQRCHTGERPFSCSVCGKCFKEKGHLLKHQRIHTGKHPFSCSECGKSFTTKGELLVHQRIHTGERPYSCSECGKSYIQKGKLLLHQRTHTGERPYSCTECGKCFIQKGDLLNHQRIHTGERPYSCLECGKSFSVKHRLYLHQRSHTGERPFSCSECGKSFTRKDKLAAHQRIHTGERPFSCSECGKCFNEKGYLLIHQRIHTGERPFSCLECRKSFNQKGELLIHQQIHTGERPYSCSECGKGFSRKDILVTHQRTHTGECPYSCSACGKSFTEKRSLAGHQRTHTGERPYSCAVCGKSFTQKRSLAGHQRIHLE, from the exons ATGTCCTGTATAGATCACATGACAAAATCGATAAGGATGGTCCAAGACCAAAGACAAGTGACTGAGAGGATAttggacctcaccctggagatcatctacctgctatCTGGAGAG GATTATAAAATAGTGAAAAAGATGTCTGGGGATCCTTTAACACCCAACAGATGTCTTCATGGGGCATCACCCATTACAGAGTCTCCGCCTCACTGCCTGACATCAGATAGAAAAGAGAAGAAGATTCTAGATGTCATTAAGAAGATGATTGAGTtgttgacaggagag gttcctataaggtgtcaggatgtcactgtctatttctccatggaggagtgggagtatttagaaggacacaaggatctctacaaggacatcatgatggacaatcagccgcctctcacatcaccgg atggatccagtaatgggaacccaccagagagatgtccctgtcctctgtattcccgggattccacacaggaaggtcacaccatcccttacCATCATCTG GATGAAGAACTGAAAGACCTCAATCTTgtgattaaagaggaagaagaagagacgttggtgagtggagatgatTATGAGATGATTATGAAATCTAAACAGGAtgaatcttctctacatatggacacaa ATTATGATGACATCCCACAATACCTTCCAGGAGTAAATGCCGGTAGAAAAAATATACAGAGATCATTGGATCCCTCTAATCTTCGGAAATCATCTGATGTATCACATACTGTAAAATCTCACAGTACGGAGAGGTCAACAGACCCATCCAATCCCAAGGAATTTTCATTAAGTCGTGAAGGGGTTTACACAGTTGAGAGTTCGTGGTCATGTTCGGTGTGTGGGAAATACTTCAGTAAAAACTGTGACCTTCTtagacatcagagaattcacacgggtgagcgtccttatttatgttcagagtgcgggaaaagttttagtCAGAAAGGAAgccttcttagacaccagagaatacacacgggcgagcgtccttattcatgcccAGAGTGCGGAAGATGTTTTAATCAGAAAGGAAgccttcttagacaccagagaagCCACACAGGTGAGTGTCCCTATTTATGTTTGgcgtgcgggaaatgtttcgccGAGAAAAAAGAACTTCTTATACACCAAAGAATTCACTCGGGAGAGCC tgcgggaaat AAAAATCATACTGGTGATCAGCCTTAttcatgtcctgagtgcgggaaatgttttatacaGAAAATG ACAATTCGCACAGGTGATGGACCTCATTTGtgtccagagtgtgggaaatgttttatccGGAAAGGGAACCTTCCTATACACCATGGGGGTCACACAGGGAAGGATCCTGTGGGAAACATTTCACTTGGAAAGAAA tggcagcagaggag gtgtcaggatgtcaccgtctatttctccatggaggagtgggagtatctagaaggacacaaggatctctacaaggacgtcatgatggagaatcagccgcccctcacatcaccgg atggatccagtaatgggaacccaccagagagatgtcactGTCCTTTGTactcccaggattccacacaggaagatcacacaatccctcaccatcatcag ggtgaagaacggaaagacatcaaagttgagattaaagatgaagaagaagagaggttggtgagtggagatcagcagtctatggaggagggggagatgattatggaaagtaaacaggaggaatcttctctacatgTGGGCACAA GTGGACACTATGTCCTGAATAATGTATCTTCAGAATATAAAGGAGAAGAAAATCCCACCACACAACGTTCTCCAGGAGAAAACCCCAGTACACAAACACATCATAGACCTTATTATTTGGagagatcaatggatccctctaatcctgaggaatcttctgataaatcacatACTATTACTCCAGATATACATCTGGGATCTCACAGTACAGATACATCAACAGATCCATCTAAACTCAAGGGGTCTTCCAGCCATGAAGGATCCCACACAGGAGAGCGTTCCTTGTCATCTACAGTGTCTGGT AATTCTTTCAAAGAAACCAGAGAGCCTCCTACACACCAGGAAA CCAAGAGTGATTAtcctttctcatgttcagagtgcgggaaatgtttcggcCAGAAAGAAAACTTCCTTAATCACCAGAAgtttcacacgggtgagcgtcctttcttATGCTCTGACTGCGGTAAATGTTTCAGCGATAAGGCAACCCTTCTTACCCACCTGAAgattcacacaggggagcgtccctattcatgtccagagtgcgggaaatgtttcattcagaaaGTAGAACTTGTtaatcaccagagaattcacaccggagagcgtcctttctcatgttcagagtgtggtaAAAGCTTCATTCAGAAAGGAAACTTTCTTAATCACCAGAGAACGCACaccggtgagcgtccttattcatgtttagagtgtgggaaaggtttcaTTCAGAAAAGTAGTCTTGTTGTTCACCAGAGaaatcacacaggtgagcgtcctttttcatgttcggaatgcgggaaatctttcactcagaaaagCCAGCTTGTTATACACCAGGGAATTCACAAGGCTGAACGTCCTTTCtcctgttcagagtgtgggaaatgtttccgtCAGAAAGGGAACTTTCTTAGTCACCAGAGGAGTCACACGGGTGagtgtcctttttcatgttcagagtgcgggaaatccttcACCCAGAAAAATCAACTTGTTATACACCAGGGAATTCACAAGGGTGAGCATCCTTTCtcatgttccgagtgcgggaaatgtttcagtcaTAAGGGGAGCTTTCTCagtcaccagagaagtcacacaggtgagcgtcctttttcatgcacagagtgtgggaaatgttttagtcACAAAGGAAACTTTCTTAATCATCAGAGATGTCatacaggtgagcgtcctttttcatgttcagtgtgcgggaaatgtttcaaagaaaaagGACATcttcttaaacaccagagaattcacacgggtaaacatcccttttcatgttcagagtgcgggaaatctttcactacaAAAGGAGAACTTCTTGTTCACCAGCGAATTCACACTGGTGaacgtccttattcgtgttcagagtgcgggaaaagttacaTTCAGAAGGGAAAACTTCTtctacaccagagaactcacacgggtgagcgtccctattcatgtacagagtgcgggaaatgttttatccAGAAAGGAGATCTTCTTaaccatcagagaattcacacgggggagcgtccttattcatgtttagaGTGTGGGAAATCATTCTCTGTAAAACACAGACTTTActtacaccagagaagtcacacaggtgagcgtccgttttcatgctcagagtgcgggaaatctttcactcggaaAGATAAACTTGCTgcgcaccagagaattcacacaggtgagcgccctttctcatgttcagagtgcgggaaatgtttcaatgAAAAAGGCTACCTTCTTatacaccaaagaattcacacgggAGAGCGCCCCTTTTCCTGTTTAGAGTGCAGGAAATCCTTCAATCAGAAAGGCGAACTTCTTATTCACCAGCAGATTCACACCGGTGAGCgaccttattcgtgttcagagtgtggaaaaGGTTTCTCCCGGAAGGATATACTTGTtacacaccagagaactcacacgggtgagtgtccttattcatgttcagcgtgtgggaaatctttcactgagaAACGATCACTTGCtggacaccagagaactcacacaggtgagcgtccttattcatgtgcagtgtgcgggaaatctttcactcaaaaACGCTCACTCGCTGGACACCAGAGGATTCACCTGGAATAA